The genomic segment CTTCAATTCTGTAGTGTATGATCCTTAATTTTTTACTGTGTGCTCCCCAGTATTTCCGTCTCTcaaaaaaagtctttttgtAGTCTTTAAAAGTCATGTAATGTATCCGAGGCTTAAGCAGGTGGCTGAGGATCTAAAAGCGAAACAATAAAAAGATAACAGATGACTTCCAGTTTGCAGCTTTCATGGTCTGAAATCCTTTAATGTTGGTTAAAGGGAGCTGTGGAAGTCAAAGGGACATTTGTGAAGACCAAGAAAGTCTCGCATAGAACTGCTTGTATGTTGCTCAAgaaggcaaagcaaaacactCATATGACAGCAAGGGATCTGCAGGAAAGCATAGCTGAGCCAGGAGTGGTCGTGCTTCATTCTGCTGTTGCAGTGTTGGTTGAAAGTATGACCTGCATTGACAGGTCATTAACATTAACAGTCATCAGAAGGAACCATTGAGGCttattcaccaaccattcttgaGAAGAAACCTCTTAAAACCCACTTCCGCAGTTTTCCCATAGATTGTGATATtcactgttttcttatttgggatttgctgttaggtaagaacagaatcttcATACATTCAAGAACACAAAGTTATGAACAGGTCTGCAGATTAAAAttacatcatgaatctgactcTGAATAGTCTGAATAGACtttcttaggacttttctcaagaacacaatTAAGAACAAACTTAAGAATAGGTTGATGAATTTGTCTGCGACATCACAAAAGTCACCATCTGAAGTTTTTGGTCAGGGTCACCAGAGGTGTGTTGGGAACAGGTggggagcagcatttgatgaaaagaacaccttgacTTTAAGCATAGGGTTGGTATCAGCCAGTGAAAACAGCCAAGGTAGATGGAAGCATGGATTCAACTTAATATCAACAAATTCTGGAAGTATATGTGACAGTCAAGCATTAAAGCTGAAACTAGCACTGGTTTCTGTAACAGGACAGTGATtcaaaacatacctcaaaatccaccaCGAGCTACTACATGGAATGCAAGCGGAAGCTTTTAGGAAGGCCCTTATAATCCAGTGAATTGAGCAGCACTGAAAATGTTTGAGTAgatcttaaacatgctgtgcattTAAGACTGCTCATGTCATGGCAGAAATACAAGTGTTCTGCAACGAAAAGTGGGAGAATAACAACTGGCTACAAAAAGTGTTTGCAAGCTGTTAAATCTGCCAAAGGAGATGTTAAGCATTAACTCATGTaaggtgtccaaacttttgcatgtcaCGATTTATACATGTATTTCTACTTTTTAAGTTaaccaaatttatttatttttttattttttgtttttttcctctttactACTGCTGAAAATCTGCCAGTCTGAGCAGATGTTGTATACTGTCTGTGAAGAGACAGAGATCCTTAATTTGTTTTTCTTGCATAGATGAGACAAAATGCGTCTGGGCAGGTGCGGCCAACCCTCCCCAATGGCCCAACGGCTGGTCCTTCACTGCCTGTGCAGATCCACTCCCGCGGCCCTGCAGTGCGCCCTCCCTGTACTGCTCAGCCGCTAGCCAATGGGCCCTTCTCTGCCAGCCCCAGTTCAGTCCCCCGCACCGGCCCTCACCCATCCTCTGTCGGCAATAATCACATGCCGGGAACGGGAACCAACGGAGACGTGCCTTACCTGCACCCTAACGCACTACCTCACAACTGCACAAGCCCGAGCGACACATGGAAGAGCCAGCATCTCAACTCCACTCAGGTCAGCCCTCACTCGCTGCTGCcctgttgtttttaaattgtcTACCTACAGTCTTTGTAAATATTCCTTTATTGTATTGGATCCTGATGTGAATCACTGGATTAGCGATTGAACATTCTTAacattttttgacaaaatttaaATTAACAAAATATTGTTCATAACCTACTAATGGAGAGGCAGGAGGCCTGGTGTTGGTAGAGTGAAGTGACATTGAACATGTTGGTATGCATTAATTGATGGTGAACTTTAGTGTTCATATAATGTAGTTGCAGAAGGCATCATTAAATGCAGCTGATATCATCCTCCACCACCATGCTCATcgttgctttttgttttttaattgtgaTGTGCTTACAAACTTCTAATCATAGGTATTGTGACTTTGTACAGGAAAATAAATGCATTCGTTTTTAAGATCCCATCTTTCTCTTTCGTTCTACAGGGGCTTCAGAAAGGTTCGCATTGGGCAGGTCCTAATGGAGACCGGGCTCTCTCTTCCAGCGCTTCGGCCGACGGTGGCCCTCACAATCAGGTTGGACATTCCTCCACGACCCATGTTGACCCCTCTGAGCCTGCTGTCAATCACCTGTCATCGCCCACCCCTTCCTCAGCCTCCTCTCCTGCATCCTCCTCCGTACACACAGCTACCTCAGGTGCCCCCCTGACCAAAGAGAGTGACCACCCACAGGGCAACGGTTCCACTGCCGCTAACCACCATAGCCCCAGCCACACCCCCACATCCACCTCCACCTCTGGTTCGCCAGCCACCCACTCCTCAGACAATCCCCAGCTCTCTGCCCTATTGGCATGCAAGGAGAGCCCCGCCACGGGCCCTAGGGTCAACCACATCCACCCAGCTGTCACGCTGCCTGCTCCAGGCAGCTCGGCCGCCTCCTCCCCAGCTTCAGCCCTTTCCACCACTTCCCCATCACCCCGCGCCAATGAGCTAACAGCCAGCCTTAACAAGCCTGGCTCCACCACACCGGGACCCCCACCTGCTGTCACCGTTAATGGGAGTGGAGGAGGAGTTTGTTCTGAGGACTCTCAGAGCCCATTGAAGGCTGAACCACCAGAGGTTTGTCTCAAACCGGCACCTCCCCATAGACCCTCTCACTCATCGTCGACAGTGTCCATCTATCCGACATCTTCAGACATCCTCAAAGCCTGCAGGTGAGTTGAGCGTTCTTGTGCTCATCATATGTCTTCCCTTTGTAGTAGGTCATAATTAGTCATTTGCTTTCTAAAAGACCCATGTCCtacatttgttttctgtttttctccatgAAGTGCACGTTAATTTGGAtttaaataacaaacaataaTAGATTTTTACATAACAATCGTCTAATCTCTATCACTTAAtcaagcaggctgtttttgttacagtgcatttaagactgatgtatgtataatgatctctgttctgattagctgctctgtattgtgctggatcctataataaaaaaatcatctcTGCTGAAAGGCACTACTTATAACTTCAGGTTGAGCAGACAGAGCTAAACTCCTGTAGGCtgataggtggatatatgtgaATGTGGAGGTTTTCGTGACCTACCAGAAAGTCAATTGACTGcctttgcagcttagttttcgtGTGTTAacctacatcaaactcttaatTAAAAAAGGCAAGGAAAATTCACTTTTCCTTGGTAGGGACTCTCGTCGTCTCAAAATCTCGTTGGAATCcagaaatgtaattttacaggTGGTTTGCAATTGTATATGAGCTGACtcaacctacattcaactgTTTTCAGCCTTGCCCATGGAGAGTTGCTCTATCATAGAGCTTATTTTAACATCAACCTGGAATGAAAATTTACCTTTTGTATGTGATAGCATGTCTCTGACCGTATTAAGCGTTGTTCCTCATTACATTTAGATGTCAAAATTATTGTTTCCCCATAATCTTTAACTGAAGTGTAGTGACTTTTGCCGTCTTATTTTGGAGATGTCACTGTAGCCCAGTGGACAAATAACTAAAAATACTTTGCACATCTCCCTCACACCACAGTCATCTGTTTTCTAGTGAAAATGATTACCTAACATGAGTGACCCTCCGTAATACTGTATTTGGCCATGAAATGTCATCTATGCACCATGatttctgattcatgtagacttTAACCCAGGTAGAAAGCACCATATCCCTAGCATGCTTTGTTGTAATAGATGACTAAATTGCTGTTTCATGTCTTATGACTTTCGGTTTACACCTCTCCTGATTATGCAGAAACCTTGGGAAGAATGGTCTGTCGAGCAGCAGCATCCTCCTAGATAAGTGCCCGCCACCCCggcttcctcctcctccatcacCCCCACTGCCGAAGGACAAActcaacccccccacccccagcaTCTACGTGAGTACACGACGACTGTTTAATTGCAAGACATACAAACAAGAAAGACATGTGAAATTGTTTATACTTTAATTGGTAGATGAATAACATCCTTGTTTTAGCTATTGTGGCATTATCTTATTTCTGTGTTGCAGTTGGAGAACAAGAGAGATGCGTTCTTCCCCCCACTGCACCAATTCTGCACCAACCCATCCAACCCAGTTACCGTCATCCGTGGCCTGGCAGGAGCTCTCAAACTGGGTTAGTGCTCATCCTTTTAGTCttgcaaaatcaacaaaatgccATTTAACCTTACTGattgtgttttgtgtgcattttagtttttgctttttattgcCTGTGTAAATTTGTCATATTTCCAGTGAatctaacatttttaaatagtaaTCCAAGACAGTAAAATGGTATGGTTGAGTGACATGCTTAAAGAAGGTCAAAGATGGGGTAGTATTATTGTCTGTATCttctgatggatggatggatggatggatggatggatggatggcttcTGACTTTGATCTGAAACCAAGTGTTAAGACTAGTGTTTACTGATTGATGGTTAAACAGACAAATGCCTTCTGTTACATTTTCATGAAATTTTGTGCACATATACTGAACCCTTCTACCTCCTTTCACCATCTACTCTTCACTTGTCTCTGCAGACCTGGGTCTGTTTTCTACTAAAACTTTAGTAGAGGCTAACCCCGAGCACCTGGTGGAGGTGCGTACGCAGTTGTGCCAGCCAGCCGACGAGAACTGGGACACCAGTGGCACAAGGAAACAGTGGAGATGTGAGAGTAGCCGCTCCCTTACCACTATTGCCAAGTACGCCCAGTACCAGGCAGCATCCTTCCAGGAGTCACTGCGGGTATGGCGTTTGCAAATAAGTGTACTAACACTAAGCCAGCGTTAATTACCATTTTCACATTGTTAAAATTACTTGTGTATTCAAAATTAAATGGTCGTTTTGAAGTAGAATATTGTTTTTGCACATACCATTAACGATCCCACACACCAATTTAAATTGGACTTCCTTTAGTTCTATTCCAGATCCAGATAATTATTATTCTTTAGATCCAAAGTTCAAATATGCATTTTAGACCGCATTTAAAAAGCTATCTAGCAAGTTTCCTCCTCATAAGTAGTTCCAGTATTCATCCTGTGAGACGTCTCATTTTTAAATGGCAAAAATTATGTAACATTTTGTATATCTCTAGAACCGGCTACATATCTACATTGTGGTGGTGTTGTCATAACTGTCGTTgtggtgttgttgttttttttttttttttttttttttttttttttcttctctaatTGTAATCTGTGTATTTTAGGAAGAGAATGAGAAGAAGGGCCAGAAGGAACTCTCAGACTCCGAGATGTCTTCATCAGAAAagtatgtttgtgtggtttcttTGTTGTGGTTTTTGATTGGAAAAATTGTTTTCTCCAtgctttatttgtgtgtttattgaaTTTCCCCATCTTCTTTCCATACTAGTGttgcaagaagaagaaaaggtcCTTTCAAGCAAATAAAGTTTGGGACAAATATTGATGTTTCAGATGAGAAAAAGTTAGTGGATGCATTTACCCGTTGAATTGTTGAATTTACATTGAATTGATCAAACCAGATACCTGAAGTAAACCCTGCATTGAATGTGTGTTGTGTGCTCCCCCTGCAGGTGGAAGCTGCAGTTACAGGAGCTGAGCAAGTTGCCTGCGTTTGCTAGGGTGGTATCTGCTGGGAATTTGCTTAGCCACGTTGGCCACACCATCCTGGGCATGAACACTGTTCAGCTCTTTATGAAGGTCCCTGGCTGTAGAACACCTGGTCAGTAGTGTTATTTGGCTAGATATGCATACTTTCTTGCATCAAcctcatccttttttttttttctttttttttttggacccaTCTTAGGAAATATTCTGTGCCCCTCTTCTGAAGTAGTAATCATGGTCTGTGTATAAATGAGGACCTAAACCTCTGTAGTAAGTGATTACTCAGTAGTAACTAAACCTAAATCCTCTTTCAGGCCATCAAGAAAACAACAACTTCTGCTCAGTGAACATTAACATTGGGCCTGGGGACTGTGAGTGGTTTGCTGTGCCTGAGCCATACTGGGGAGTGATGAGTGAGTTCTGTGAAAAGAACAACATAAATTTCCTAATGGGTTCATGGTGGCCTAATCTAGAGGACTTGTATGAGGCCAATGTGCCAGTATACCGGTTCATCCAGCGGCCCGGAGACCTGGTATGGCTCAACACAGGCACAGTGCATTGGGTCCAGGCCATTGGCTGGTGCAACAACATCTCCTGGAATGTGGGCCCATTGACTGGTATGTTGGTTGGTGCTTATCAGTCTGTTACACACTGTATATGTGACATAAGGAATAAATTGTCTTCTTTGGATAATGACTGTCTGTGTAAAAAGACAGATTGTGGTACAACTTGTTCCTTTGTAGCTCTGTAGGTTAGAGCTGAatgttttagttgtttttacGTAGGAATTGTGACTTCTTCTAAAAATGCAGTTTGCGAATCATGAGAGCCGTGATATAACACATGATTAACAACTCTATCTTAAATATTAAGAGAGGAAATTTAATCCAATGACGGTGAACACTGGATGTGATAGGAGTTTCAGGAGAAGGAGCTCATGAGAAACACAACTGCTGTTGGCAGCTGTCTGGCTTCAAGAAAAACTTGTCCTCGGTCCACATTCAAGACTGTATTTTGAATACTGTATTTTACTGATCAGCCATGCCTGCCATCAATTAAGATTGTAACTTAATTTGTTCCAATGTGCATTATAGACCACTTTTAGCTATTTTTTCTTACTTGATACACGTTGTTGCGAGTGGCCTTTAAATACACATGAAATATCAATGCTAAGTAGGActaaatttttattatttgttagaGAAATATGTTTTCCATTATACGATGGACTACGGGATTAGAAATGTTGTTTCTTAATTTAGGTGCCTTAGCTGCCAAATACAGAAATTTTAAGCTTACAATTGTAGGCATGTtcactaaacatatttattttctttgctgttGTAAATACTTGTTTTTGAAGCCAGCAGTGAGCACAGACCCAGTTAAAGTAGTCCTGGTATCAGCAACCAGTGGTCACTGTCAAATTATTTatctaaaaaaatatttcatctAGCATTGGTTATTATTTAGCTTGAAAGTGAACTTGGTTCTTAAACAGAGCCGTGTTTCTTTTGCAGCATAAATGCTTTTGGTTGACATGGTCCACAGACTTAATCACCAATATGTTTACAGATTTTTAGAAATgccataatgtaaaactcagaattgttttttttttttgttggtttgttttttttggttcaaGTTTTTGTTAGTTAATTATGAAACtagttttaatgttcagtggtatcattttcatcctttttttttttttttttaaatgtaggaAAAAAATTACTATTATGTTTGGTAGGCGTTTAATATGTAGACCGCCAATACAGGCCTGGAGTGTAATACAAAGAAAATAACTTAAAATTGCATTCACAGTGTTGGTCTTAAAAAATagcaattatgtttttttttttttttttttttttttttttcttttcttttcttttcttttcaaaatcaAGTCCTACTGTAGGCTAGTCACAGGAGAGAAAACTGACTTTAGTCTTTTTGTTCTCCACAGCACATCAGTACAAGCTGGCTGTGGAACGCTACGAGTGGAACAAGCTCCAGAGCGTCAAGTCAGCAGTTCCCATGGTGCATCTTTCCTGGAACATGGCAAGGAACATTAAAGTGTCCGACCACAAGCTCTTTGAGATGATTAAGTGAGTGTCGTTATTACAGCTTGAAGATGTTTGGCTTTCTCTTATGCCGTGTTCTTCTGACAGACTAATGCTCTCTTATACCGGAAAGCCAGACAGGTATGCGTTAAGGCCCAACCAATAATCAAAACTGATATTGATCAATATCAGCATCCTGCCCACAGCCTTACTTGATTAGTCAAAATAAGTGACACACATCTAGTACAGTCAAAGCTTCAGTAGCCTGTCTGTGTCTTTCCCACAGTGTTATTGATCGGTAGAAATCCACAACGTGTCGAGAGAAACCAGTCAAACTCTTTTTCTGGCATATTTACAGGAGGTGTGGGTAAAAAGACTCATGAGTATATTAAAAAACAGCTGCGTTTATCTGAGTGAAGCGATAACGATATGTCTAGGGTGAATAGAACAGTGATTTGCCAAAAGTCAACCCCCTCAGTAAcagttcactcactcattctcgTGTGCACCCAGTGACAACTGGAGATTTTAGAGTCTGCATAGTTGTTGCACTATAAAGGTATAtaggtggttgtctgtagaatgaggttagaaacagaggagaggaagagagtgaagacagagccaaagattagatggtggaagctgaaggaggaggatggttgcaggcagttcagggaaaaattgcaacaggcccttgggggcagtgaggagccacctgaggactgggaaactacagttAAGGTGGTTTAGAGaaagcaggttaggctgataaaggatagagagggaaatgtactagtgagtgaacagagtgttgagtagatggaaggagtaactaatgaatgaggatacatgtgtgtgaatgagagggaggcaggtggaaaggtgaagatgcaaggagtagaggtcgtaaaggtggatgacttcaaatatcttgggtcaaccatccagagcaatggacagtgtagaaaagaggtgaggaagagggtgcaggcaggatggagtgggtggagacgggtgtcagggctgatgtgtgacagaaggagagcagcaagagtgaaagggaaggtttacaagacagtagtgcctcctgctatgatgtttggtttggagactgtggctctgtctaaaagacaggaggctaagctggaggtggtggagatgaagatgctgagattttcgttgggagtgacaaggatggacaagattagaaatgagcagatcagagggacagtgaaggtggagcagtttggagataaagccagagaggccaggttgagatggcttggacatgtgttgaggaggaatagtggatatattgggcaaagaatgttggagatggagctgccgggtagaaggagaagaggtagacctcagagaaggtttatggatgtagtgaaggtggacatggagatggttggtgtgaaagtagaggaggcagtggatggggcaagatggaggcagatgaaggggagcagccgaaagaagaagatactgtgttaatttaaaaatatcaaaatgatgttttttttatatgttgctAAACTGTATACCTACccagtgtttattttgtgttggaATTACGTTGCTTCAAAGTTTGACACCATGAACAGTTTACAGCATATCTGCCCCATATATTGCTCATCAGTCGCTTCATCTACTGATAATCAGCTttagtatgaaaaaaaaaaaaattaggttGACCCCTAGTATGCAGAGACCGCCGATTTCTCAAGTGCTGTAACAGCAACATGTGCAGAACATCTTTGTGAAGactc from the Pygocentrus nattereri isolate fPygNat1 chromosome 30, fPygNat1.pri, whole genome shotgun sequence genome contains:
- the kdm6al gene encoding lysine (K)-specific demethylase 6A, like isoform X1, with translation MQSCRVSLAVAACAAARSLGAAGDEEKKMAAGKASETEEDFPRLTAQERDSLAGIDSSLFGFLRLHEDGARTKALLLKAVRCYDSLILKAEGKVDPELFCQLGHFNLLLEDYPKALSAYQRYYSLQSDYWKNAAFLYGLGMVYFHYNAFQWAIKAFQEVLYIDPGFSRAKEIHLRLGLMFKVNTDYESSLKHFQLALIDSNHCTLSKAEIQFHIAHLYEIQKRYRAAKEAYESLLKTENLPAQVKAATLQQLGWMHHTVEQLGDRSNKDSYAIQCLQKSLEADPNSGQSWYFLGRCYSSIGKVQDAFISYRQSIDKSEASADTWCSIGVLYQQQNQPMDALQAYICAVQLDHSHAAAWMDLGTLYESCNQPQDAIKCYINATRSKGCSNTAALTARIKYLQAQLCNLQHTSLQSKSKMLPSIEEAWSLPIPAELTSRQGVQNTAQQACKPHPSAGGGLTGAHGSGQSLPPHVSPLGHGEEQSSPAKRKRTSSPAKSSAEWGSSPAQQTPSWYLSPQKLQLLEQLRANKANLKPVQMQRLEQLEAQLSAMQLHQQQMRQNASGQVRPTLPNGPTAGPSLPVQIHSRGPAVRPPCTAQPLANGPFSASPSSVPRTGPHPSSVGNNHMPGTGTNGDVPYLHPNALPHNCTSPSDTWKSQHLNSTQGLQKGSHWAGPNGDRALSSSASADGGPHNQVGHSSTTHVDPSEPAVNHLSSPTPSSASSPASSSVHTATSGAPLTKESDHPQGNGSTAANHHSPSHTPTSTSTSGSPATHSSDNPQLSALLACKESPATGPRVNHIHPAVTLPAPGSSAASSPASALSTTSPSPRANELTASLNKPGSTTPGPPPAVTVNGSGGGVCSEDSQSPLKAEPPEVCLKPAPPHRPSHSSSTVSIYPTSSDILKACRNLGKNGLSSSSILLDKCPPPRLPPPPSPPLPKDKLNPPTPSIYLENKRDAFFPPLHQFCTNPSNPVTVIRGLAGALKLDLGLFSTKTLVEANPEHLVEVRTQLCQPADENWDTSGTRKQWRCESSRSLTTIAKYAQYQAASFQESLREENEKKGQKELSDSEMSSSENVARRRKGPFKQIKFGTNIDVSDEKKWKLQLQELSKLPAFARVVSAGNLLSHVGHTILGMNTVQLFMKVPGCRTPGHQENNNFCSVNINIGPGDCEWFAVPEPYWGVMSEFCEKNNINFLMGSWWPNLEDLYEANVPVYRFIQRPGDLVWLNTGTVHWVQAIGWCNNISWNVGPLTAHQYKLAVERYEWNKLQSVKSAVPMVHLSWNMARNIKVSDHKLFEMIKFCLLRTLKQCQTVKESLVASGKETIWHGRSRDEPARYCTICEVEVFNLLFVTSESYSRKTFVVHCQDCARKGSSDLDGFVVLEQYRMEDLMQVYDQFSLAPPLHSSSS
- the kdm6al gene encoding lysine (K)-specific demethylase 6A, like isoform X2, coding for MQSCRVSLAVAACAAARSLGAAGDEEKKMAAGKASETEEDFPRLTAQERDSLAGIDSSLFGFLRLHEDGARTKALLLKAVRCYDSLILKAEGKVDPELFCQLGHFNLLLEDYPKALSAYQRYYSLQSDYWKNAAFLYGLGMVYFHYNAFQWAIKAFQEVLYIDPGFSRAKEIHLRLGLMFKVNTDYESSLKHFQLALIDSNHCTLSKAEIQFHIAHLYEIQKRYRAAKEAYESLLKTENLPAQVKAATLQQLGWMHHTVEQLGDRSNKDSYAIQCLQKSLEADPNSGQSWYFLGRCYSSIGKVQDAFISYRQSIDKSEASADTWCSIGVLYQQQNQPMDALQAYICAVQLDHSHAAAWMDLGTLYESCNQPQDAIKCYINATRSKGCSNTAALTARIKYLQACKPHPSAGGGLTGAHGSGQSLPPHVSPLGHGEEQSSPAKRKRTSSPAKSSAEWGSSPAQQTPSWYLSPQKLQLLEQLRANKANLKPVQMQRLEQLEAQLSAMQLHQQQMRQNASGQVRPTLPNGPTAGPSLPVQIHSRGPAVRPPCTAQPLANGPFSASPSSVPRTGPHPSSVGNNHMPGTGTNGDVPYLHPNALPHNCTSPSDTWKSQHLNSTQGLQKGSHWAGPNGDRALSSSASADGGPHNQVGHSSTTHVDPSEPAVNHLSSPTPSSASSPASSSVHTATSGAPLTKESDHPQGNGSTAANHHSPSHTPTSTSTSGSPATHSSDNPQLSALLACKESPATGPRVNHIHPAVTLPAPGSSAASSPASALSTTSPSPRANELTASLNKPGSTTPGPPPAVTVNGSGGGVCSEDSQSPLKAEPPEVCLKPAPPHRPSHSSSTVSIYPTSSDILKACRNLGKNGLSSSSILLDKCPPPRLPPPPSPPLPKDKLNPPTPSIYLENKRDAFFPPLHQFCTNPSNPVTVIRGLAGALKLDLGLFSTKTLVEANPEHLVEVRTQLCQPADENWDTSGTRKQWRCESSRSLTTIAKYAQYQAASFQESLREENEKKGQKELSDSEMSSSENVARRRKGPFKQIKFGTNIDVSDEKKWKLQLQELSKLPAFARVVSAGNLLSHVGHTILGMNTVQLFMKVPGCRTPGHQENNNFCSVNINIGPGDCEWFAVPEPYWGVMSEFCEKNNINFLMGSWWPNLEDLYEANVPVYRFIQRPGDLVWLNTGTVHWVQAIGWCNNISWNVGPLTAHQYKLAVERYEWNKLQSVKSAVPMVHLSWNMARNIKVSDHKLFEMIKFCLLRTLKQCQTVKESLVASGKETIWHGRSRDEPARYCTICEVEVFNLLFVTSESYSRKTFVVHCQDCARKGSSDLDGFVVLEQYRMEDLMQVYDQFSLAPPLHSSSS